The genomic segment CCAGAAGAAGCTTCCCCGCCAGCCGAGCCACAGCGTGAGCGCTGTGGCGAGCGGGACCACGACGAGCTGGCCCGCCGACATTCCGCCCGCCGCGATGCCGATGGCGACGCCGCGCCGCGCCTCGAACCAGCGCGTCGCGACCGTCGCGGCCGTCGTCATCGCGACGCCGCCGGCGCCGAGGCCCATGAGCAGGCCCGTCGTGACGTACACATGCCAGAGCCGCTGGACGAAGGCCGCGCCGATCGCGCCGGCGCCCAGAAGGAGGAGCGAGGCCCCGAC from the Candidatus Methylomirabilota bacterium genome contains:
- a CDS encoding MFS transporter, with the translated sequence MTPRPRLHPAWIVLGAITLCMLAGSGVRSVFGVYIKPMEAEFGWGRGALSGAAAISLLLLGATGPLVGRQADRWGPRRVVGASLLLLGAGAIGAAFVQRLWHVYVTTGLLMGLGAGGVAMTTAATVATRWFEARRGVAIGIAAGGMSAGQLVVVPLATALTLWLGWRGSFFW